A window from Cydia pomonella isolate Wapato2018A chromosome 8, ilCydPomo1, whole genome shotgun sequence encodes these proteins:
- the LOC133520324 gene encoding uncharacterized protein LOC133520324 has translation MRRDMGSGITLQKVNYSSPRVELNGAALRRVERFKYLGQWLTESLNDDPDLERERRALTVRCNMLVRSLWTSFSQRSYNAFRILMGLPRYCSASGMFADARTDDFYAIMRKRAASLLHRLQGSTNSLLNVFVVRVDCPLMRRWNQLHEPNGPTHHRNRLC, from the exons ATGCGGAGAGACATGGGCTCAGGTATAACACTACAAAAAGTGAACTACTCATCTCCTAGGGTTGAGCTAAATGGTGCCGCCCTGAGGAGAGTAGAGCGGTTTAAGTACCTGGGTCAATGGCTCACCGAAAGCCTTAATGACGATCCTGATTTGGAACGAGAGCGCAGGGCGTTGACGGTCAGATGCAATATGCTGGTGCGCAG CCTGTGGACCAGCTTCTCGCAGCGATCGTACAATGCGTTTAGGATACTGATGGGTCTGCCTcggtactgcagtgcgtcggggatgttcgccGATGCCCGTACggatgacttttacgctattATGCGTAAAAGAGCGGCATCCCTATTGCATAGGTTGCAGGGTAGCACCAACAGTCTCCTAAACGTATTTGTCGTCAGAGTAGACTGCCCACTGATGAGGCGTTGGAACCAACTGCATGAACCCAACGGCCCAACGCATCATCGAAATAGATTATGTTAA